One window of the Ammospiza nelsoni isolate bAmmNel1 chromosome 2, bAmmNel1.pri, whole genome shotgun sequence genome contains the following:
- the IL18R1 gene encoding interleukin-18 receptor 1, with the protein MILMIFLVTLVMESSSDKLCPLRASIDILEGEYFFLCYLESRQEHCQEESYTINWYKESAGKQQVIKETRRIVTQMNFLEFWPAELSDSGNYSVIHSNGKQNVTIQKWTLNVLERNKSSCFNENHLTTEIKSAGTGYSLKCSDLSVHENDSITWYKDCKNYEHETERELHFRALTVQNSGIYTCKILISHEGTIYHSTNTIKLVVEEDGPESFSLEIVGRDEEIETEIGKEEIFNCTVFLGDYMQEDASLYWLINQTFPEQCTGVPENEPPICEEELKTLQLGNKFYITRLLRIKKVREEDMHHNFTCRLQVDETTQIKIVKLKKGKIQDLPVHVFTTGMVLALLFSFVAIAVVFVLVMFRVDFVLFYRNICRRDDTAGDGKEYDAFVSYLKDCVSPTEEEREFALKVLPTILEENFGYKLCIFERDVFPGGALVDDIHSFIDKSRRLIIILSQNYISDRAIYELESGLHKALVERKTKIILIEYMPISDYNFLPESLSLLPSKRVVKWKKDKSLPVNSRFWKNLRYLMPAKPIKTKTKGHYNNLDSGSETAQPWTEGCDFKAII; encoded by the exons ATGattctgatgatttttttagtAACATTAGTCATGGAATCTTCCTCTG ACAAGTTGTGTCCCCTTCGTGCCTCCATTGATATTCTAGAAGgggaatattttttcctttgttatcTTGAGTCAAGGCAAGAACATTGTCAGGAAGAATCATATACAATAAACTGGTACAAAGAAagtgctgggaagcagcaagtGATAAAGGAAACACGCAGAATTGTTACACAAATGAATTTTCTGGAGTTTTGGCCAGCTGAACTCAGTGACTCTGGGAATTACTCTGTCATTCACAG caatggaaaacaaaatgtcaCAATTCAAAAGTGGACACTGAATGtacttgaaagaaataaaagcagctgtTTCAATGAAAATCATTTAactacagaaattaaaagtgCTGGAACTGGTTATTCACTGAAATGCAGCGATTTGTCTGTCCATGAAAATGACAGCATAACATGGTATAAG GACTGTAAGAATTACGAACATGAAACAGAGAGGGAACTACATTTTAGAGCCTTAACAGTACAGAACTCTGGGATCTATACCTGTAAAATTCTAATCAGTCATGAAGGAACAATATACCACAGCACAAATACAATTAAACTGGTAGTAGAAGAAG ATGGACCAGAGTCTTTCTCTTTGGAGATAGTTGGACGTGATGAAGAAATTGAAACAGAAATAG GTAAAGAAGAGATATTCAATTGCACAGTTTTCTTGGGTGATTATATGCAAGAAGATGCCAGCCTCTACTGGTTAATTAACCAAACATTTCCAGAACAATGCACAGGTGTCCCTGAGAATGAGCCTCCAATATGTGAAGAAGAACTCAAAACACTACA GTTGGGAAACAAGTTCTATATCACAAGGCTACTACGGATTAAAAAAGTAAGAGAAGAAGACATGCATCATAATTTCACCTGCAGGTTGCAAGTTGATGAAACCACACAGATAAAAATAGTAAAACTGAAGAAAG GGAAGATCCAAGACTTGCCAGTGCATGTATTTACCACAGGAATGGTCCTTGCTctgctgttttcatttgttGCCATAGCTGTGGTGTTTGTGTTAGTGATGTTTAGGGTCGACTTCGTTctattttacagaaatatttgcagGAGAGATGATACTGCTGGAG atgGAAAAGAATATGATGCATTTGTGTCTTACCTGAAAGACTGTGTTTCTCCTACTgaagaagagagagaatttGCTTTGAAGGTATTGCCCACGATATTAGAAGAAAACTTTGGGTACAAGTTATGTATATTTGAGAGGGATGTATTCCCTGGAGGAG CGCTTGTTGATGATATCCACTCATTCATTGATAAAAGCAGAAGATTAATCATTATACTGAGCCAGAACTACATCTCTGACAGAGCCATATACGAACTTGAGAGTGGACTGCATAAAGCTCTAGTTGAAAGAAAAACTAAGATCATATTAATTGAATATATGCCTATAAGTGACTACAATTTCTTGCCAGAATCACTGTCACTTTTACCATCAAAGAGGGTggtgaaatggaaaaaagataaatctCTTCCCGTGAATTCCAGATTTTGGAAGAACCTTCGGTACCTGATGCCAGCAAAGCCTATCAAGACAAAGACCAAAGGGCACTATAATAATCTTGACTCAGGCTCAGAAACTGCTCAACCCTGGACTGAGGGCTGTGACTTTAAAGCAATCATATAA